A DNA window from Engystomops pustulosus chromosome 6, aEngPut4.maternal, whole genome shotgun sequence contains the following coding sequences:
- the SCN1B gene encoding sodium channel regulatory subunit beta-1, translated as MDYWVVMIICLTAAYTCWSGCVEVESETEAVAGNEFKIRCISCKKRGETVAKTFTEWFFKGENMDKFDLILLYQYPQISVVDDRFVGRLKWNGSSHSEDLQDMSVVITNVSFDHAGTYMCSVNRTLIFESHEYNTNVTKFVDVTVVEKGNRDVASIVSEIMMYVLIVVLTIWLVAEMIYCYRKIAAAGEEAALENASDYLAITSETKDNCLGVQPQE; from the exons CGTACACCTGCTGGTCCGGCTGCGTGGAGGTGGAATCAGAGACGGAGGCCGTTGCCGGGAATGAATTTAAGATCCGGTGTATTTCCTGCAAGAAGCGAGGAGAGACGGTCGCCAAAACCTTCACAGAGTGGTTCTTTAAAGGGGAAAACATGGACAAGTTTGACTTG ATCCTCCTGTACCAGTACCCACAGATCAGCGTGGTAGACGATCGCTTTGTGGGGCGGCTGAAGTGGAACGGCAGCAGTCACTCGGAGGACCTGCAGGACATGTCTGTGGTCATCACGAACGTCAGCTTCGACCACGCGGGGACCTACATGTGCAGCGTCAACCGCACCCTCATCTTCGAAAGCCACGAATACAACACAAACGTCACCAAATTCGTGGACGTCACAGTAGTGGAGAAAG GTAACAGGGACGTCGCCTCCATAGTGTCAGAGATCATGATGTACGTCCTCATCGTGGTGCTCACCATATGGCTGGTGGCCGAAATGATCTACTGCTACCGCAAGATCGCCGCAGCCGGGGAGGAGGCCGCCCTGGAGAACGC TTCAGATTATTTAGCAATAACCTCAGAAACTAAAGATAATTGCCTAGGAGTGCAGCCACAGGAATAG